The DNA segment CCTTATTTCTAGAATAAGGTACCATATCCTGACAAAAATATTCGTTTTTATAATGACAATTCAGCAAAATTTTCAAAAAATTATTTCGGCGAACTTTTTCTGCTTTCCGTGTCCAGGTAATCGTTCTTTCCCGCGGCCTGGTAGTGAGCCTAGCCGCCGCTATTGCTCAAGCACAGTTTCAACTTGTTATGAACCAAAGAATGTCTTGGAAAGAACTCAAAATACGAAAAAGCCCGCTTCTGAAAGCGGACTTATTTGTGCAAATATCCAATTATCGTCTCAAGACAAGCTTTTTTGTAAAAACCGTGCATGTCTTCTTCCCCGCGCATCAGCCACTGAATCAGAATCCCATCGATGGTAGCCCGTATTGCCACAGCTGCCTGTTCTGGATCCGTTTCGCTGTTAAAGACACCCTCCTGTTTTCCAAGTTCCACGATTTCCCTTCCAATCGACCAGCAGTTTTCATAAAAGGCCCGGTTGATTTCCTGAAAGGCGTCATTCCTGCTCGCCCTGGCCAGGAAGTCAAGATAAACGCTATAAAAAGTGCTGTTTTCCTCTGGGCTTACAAACGCGGCATCCACATAAGCCTCCAGTTTTGCCAGAGCTGTCTTTCCCATTTGAATTGCCTGGCATTCTTTTTCGTTTATCCTGCCTGTCACCCATATGAGCAGCTGACTTAATACATCTTCTTTATTTTTAAAGTAATAGCTTGTTACCCCTTTACTGACCCCTGCATAATCAGCAAAATCTTGAAGAGTCACGGCATCAAAGCCTTTCTCGGCGACCGCCCTGAACGCAGCCTTCAATATTTGCCTCCGCCTCTTTTCTGCACGTTCTCCCATTTCTATCTGGCTCCCTTTACCTAATAAATTGACCGGTCAGAATAATTTTACTATACTGAGGGTGGATTTTCAATTTAGGAGGGAAAACATGAACACTGAATTCAAAGCCTTTGTCGTTAACAAAACAGAAACGGATTTCACTGCTGATTTTCAAAAACTTACACTGGATGAACTTCCTGAAGGAGACGTAACCATTCACGTGTCCTACTCAAGCGTCAACTATAAGGATGGACTTGCAAGTATACCGAATGGAAAAATTGTCCGCTCCTACCCTTTCATCCCGGGAATTGACCTGGCGGGAACAGTTGTCGATTCAAAAGATGACCGTTACAAAGAAGGCGATGAAGTTATCGTCACCAGCTATGAACTCGGCGTCTCCCATTATGGCGGTTACAGTGAATACGCAAGAGTTCCGGCTGAGTGGGTCGTGCCGCTTCCGGAAGGGCTCTCCCTGCAAGAGGCAATGGCAATCGGAACGGCCGGTTTTACAGCTGCTCTTTCCGTCCACCGGCTTGAACAAAACGGCCTGAAGCCTGAAGACGGACCTGTCCTTGTTACCGGTGCAACCGGAGGTGTCGGCAGCATGGCTGTTGCGATGCTCGCCAAACGCGGATATACAGTAGAAGCCAGCACCGGCAAAGAGGAAGCACATCAATTCCTCAAAAAAATAGGCGCTGCAGAAGTGATCAGCCGTGAAGAGGTCCTTCCGGAAAAAATGCGCCCGCTCGACAAACAGCGCTGGGCAGCAGCAGTCGATCCCGTCGGCGGGAAAACGCTGGCAGCCATTACGAGCAAGCTGAATTACAACGGTGCTGTAGCCGTCAGCGGACTGACCGGCGGCGGAGACGTACCTGCAGCCGTCTTCCCTTTCATTCTCCGTGCGGTCGATATTCTCGGCATCGATTCCGTGAACTACCCTGCCGGACCTCGAAAGGAACTATGGCAGCGGCTCGCAACCGACTTGAAGCCTGACAACCTTGCTGATATGGAGCGGGTCATTTCCTTTGAAGAGCTGCCGGACAGCCTTTCTTCCATCTTAAAAGGTGAAATGACAGGCCGGACCGTTGTGAAGATTTCTGAATAGACATTTATGCATAGAGACTCCTGAAGATTGGGCAAACAATTGGTTCAGGAGTCTTTTTTCTTGTGGCGGTGCCTGGCCCCCGATAGTTTATAGCACCGGGACCCAGGCACCGTTTACAACTAAAGTAAGATCAGAAGGAGGTTGCTGGGGTGTACGAAAAAAATTTATATGTATTTAATGATGAAAAACCTGTCCATGCCGTCATCCGCAATTATCAGGAGAAAGATTTTCCCGGCCTCATAAACATCCAGAAAGAGTGTTTCCCGCCGCCTTTTCCGGCAGAATTGCTCTGGAATGAAGAACAGTTGAAAAATCACATCACCCTTTTTCCCGAGGGTGCCCTTTGTATCGAAGTTGAGGGTGAGCTTGCAGGTTCTATGACAGGGTTGATTGTGGACTATCATCCGCATGGTCAGGATCACACGTGGGAAGAAATCACGGATGACGGCTACATAAGGAACCATAACCCGGATGGAAACACCCTTTACGTAGTCGACATCGGAGTGCGGCCTGCCTACAGGAAAATGCAGCTGGGAAAGTGGTTGATGCTATCTATGTATGATGTGGTCATCCACAAAAATCTTACCCGGCTCCTTGGCGGGGGACGCATGCCCGGATACCACAAGAGATCAAATGTGTTAACACCGAAACAATATCTTGAAGCGGTTGTTTCCGGAAAGGAAAAGGATCCTGTCCTTACCTTTTTACTTCGGTGCGGCAGAACACCTGTCAAAGTGGCGGAACAATACCTGGAAGATGAGGAATCTCTTCATTATGCGGCACTTATGGAATGGAAAAACCCTTTTAAAGCAACTGAATAATATCAGTTTTCAATACTCCTGTTCATGTGATTTTTCGCATTGATAGGAGTATTTATTTTTTTAAAATAACTAAATTATAGAAGGCATCTCCAAAACGCCGCCTTATTTTCCTTATATATAAGCATTTAAGCTGTTTTATTGATATCCATAGTGCAAATTAAAATAACTTTTCAGTCACAATGTTGTAATAAAATCCTCATACATCCTACACAGTTTGGGATTAGACTGTAAACGAAGCATTACCAATATTAACTTAGTATCCATAGTAAAAAGGGAAAAGGAGGCTTATCACATTATGAGTGAAGTGCTCATTTTAAGCCGCATTCAGTTTGCCGTGACAGTATTCTACCATTTTTTATTTGTCCCGCTTACGATCGGCCTGGTCATTCTGCTGGCTGTGATGGAAACGAAATTTGCCCGGACACGCGATCCGTTATATCGCAGAATGGCAGATTTCTGGGGAAAACTGTTTGTTATCAACTTCGTGCTTGGAATTGTCACCGGCATTACAATGGAATTCCAGTTTGGGACAAACTGGTCCGAATATTCCAAGTATATGGGTGACATCTTCGGATCACCGCTTGCGATCGAAGCGCTCGTTGCTTTCTTCCTTGAATCTACATTCATCGGCATCTATATTTTCGGCAAAGATAAAATCTCACCGAAAATGCGTGCGTTTTCCATCTGGATGGTTGCCATCGGAACGAACATTTCTGCAATCTGGATCATTACCGCAAACGGATTCATGCAGAACCCTGTCGGCTATGTACTGAACAATGGCCGTGCGGAACTGG comes from the Bacillus marinisedimentorum genome and includes:
- a CDS encoding TetR/AcrR family transcriptional regulator; the encoded protein is MGERAEKRRRQILKAAFRAVAEKGFDAVTLQDFADYAGVSKGVTSYYFKNKEDVLSQLLIWVTGRINEKECQAIQMGKTALAKLEAYVDAAFVSPEENSTFYSVYLDFLARASRNDAFQEINRAFYENCWSIGREIVELGKQEGVFNSETDPEQAAVAIRATIDGILIQWLMRGEEDMHGFYKKACLETIIGYLHK
- a CDS encoding NADPH:quinone oxidoreductase family protein; the encoded protein is MNTEFKAFVVNKTETDFTADFQKLTLDELPEGDVTIHVSYSSVNYKDGLASIPNGKIVRSYPFIPGIDLAGTVVDSKDDRYKEGDEVIVTSYELGVSHYGGYSEYARVPAEWVVPLPEGLSLQEAMAIGTAGFTAALSVHRLEQNGLKPEDGPVLVTGATGGVGSMAVAMLAKRGYTVEASTGKEEAHQFLKKIGAAEVISREEVLPEKMRPLDKQRWAAAVDPVGGKTLAAITSKLNYNGAVAVSGLTGGGDVPAAVFPFILRAVDILGIDSVNYPAGPRKELWQRLATDLKPDNLADMERVISFEELPDSLSSILKGEMTGRTVVKISE
- a CDS encoding GNAT family N-acetyltransferase; translation: MYEKNLYVFNDEKPVHAVIRNYQEKDFPGLINIQKECFPPPFPAELLWNEEQLKNHITLFPEGALCIEVEGELAGSMTGLIVDYHPHGQDHTWEEITDDGYIRNHNPDGNTLYVVDIGVRPAYRKMQLGKWLMLSMYDVVIHKNLTRLLGGGRMPGYHKRSNVLTPKQYLEAVVSGKEKDPVLTFLLRCGRTPVKVAEQYLEDEESLHYAALMEWKNPFKATE